In the Leptospiraceae bacterium genome, one interval contains:
- a CDS encoding valine--tRNA ligase gives MKKEISDRYEPNSVEEKWILYWEKNSSFLPNKNSKETFSIVIPPPNVTGTLHIGHALNHTIQDIIIRIERKKGKNTVWVPGMDHAGIATQVVVERELAKEGKKRLDFTRENFQEKVWEWKRKSGGQITHQQKKLGESVDWSQERFTMDAGLSKAVIKAFTSLYDEGLIYRGEKLINWSPKAKTAISDIEVEFKEVQGKLYHIRYPIKNTKEFVVVATTRPETMLGDVAVCAHPEDKRYAKLKDSVLELPLTNREIPLLFDSFVDKEFGSGLVKITPAHDFNDYEAGQRLGLKPINIFHPDATINENGGSYSGLDRFEARKKIVSDLEKLNLIEKIEDHTHSVGHNQRGGDIIEPYLSTQWFVKVEPLAKKAIDAVRSGKIEFIPKMWEKTYFEWMENIKDWCISRQLWWGHRIPAWYCVGDEQCKLECKSPIVSETPPEKCPHCGSKNLKQDEDVLDTWFSSGLWPFSVFGWPEKTDELKMYYPNSILVTAFDIIFFWVARMIMFGLKFMNDVPFKKVIIHSLVRDKSGKKFSKSLGNTVDPLEMMAIYGTDSFRFFLAATLPEGKDILFDEKRLDGYRSFANKIWNSSRFIVMSLSENFTIKDLSKENLESSDLWILHRFNLCLEKYEKSFSEYRFYEMADSIYQFFWGDFCDWYIELTKSRIYGKESLQSKELAEQVLVQTLLAGLCLLNPMMPFITEEIHSIFSDKNLANKEWIKKFTVNDFNSIKKIDLLQEIVGEVRRTRSELNVPLDKKCKIILKSIDPLVRELAIEEKDSILQLAKAESLDIFHNHDISKSDSVIPFSKGEIILPLSGIMDFEKEKQRLKKEDESIKIEISKIQTKLTNAQFLEKAKPEIIDKEKEKLKVLQDKLFTIQEGFKKFET, from the coding sequence ATGAAAAAAGAAATCAGCGATCGCTATGAGCCTAATTCAGTAGAGGAAAAATGGATTCTATATTGGGAGAAAAATTCAAGTTTTCTTCCAAATAAAAATTCAAAAGAAACTTTTTCTATAGTGATTCCTCCACCGAATGTTACCGGTACATTGCATATAGGACACGCACTCAACCACACGATTCAAGACATAATTATTCGTATCGAAAGAAAAAAAGGAAAGAACACTGTTTGGGTTCCCGGCATGGATCATGCAGGGATTGCCACCCAAGTAGTTGTAGAAAGAGAGCTTGCAAAGGAAGGGAAGAAAAGATTAGATTTTACTCGTGAAAATTTTCAAGAAAAAGTCTGGGAGTGGAAAAGAAAATCAGGAGGACAAATTACTCATCAGCAAAAGAAGTTAGGCGAAAGCGTAGATTGGTCACAAGAACGATTTACTATGGATGCAGGTCTTTCTAAAGCAGTTATAAAAGCATTTACATCTCTTTATGATGAAGGATTAATATACAGGGGAGAAAAATTAATTAACTGGAGTCCAAAAGCAAAGACTGCTATTTCGGATATTGAAGTAGAATTTAAAGAAGTTCAAGGAAAACTTTATCATATTCGATATCCTATTAAAAACACAAAAGAATTTGTAGTTGTTGCAACCACCAGACCCGAAACCATGCTTGGAGATGTTGCAGTTTGCGCTCATCCTGAAGACAAACGTTATGCGAAACTGAAAGACTCTGTATTGGAGCTACCACTTACTAACAGAGAAATTCCACTCCTTTTCGACTCTTTTGTGGACAAGGAATTTGGAAGTGGTCTTGTAAAAATAACTCCTGCTCACGACTTTAATGACTATGAAGCCGGACAACGATTAGGTTTAAAACCTATCAATATATTTCACCCGGATGCTACAATAAATGAAAATGGAGGAAGTTACTCCGGTTTAGATAGATTTGAAGCAAGAAAGAAAATTGTTTCAGATTTAGAAAAATTAAACCTAATAGAAAAAATTGAAGACCACACTCATTCCGTTGGACACAATCAAAGAGGGGGTGATATTATCGAACCTTATCTTTCTACACAATGGTTTGTAAAAGTTGAGCCTTTAGCAAAAAAGGCTATTGATGCAGTCCGGTCCGGTAAGATTGAATTTATCCCCAAGATGTGGGAGAAGACATATTTTGAGTGGATGGAAAATATTAAAGACTGGTGTATTTCTCGTCAACTTTGGTGGGGTCATAGAATTCCTGCTTGGTATTGTGTTGGAGATGAACAGTGTAAATTAGAATGCAAATCGCCTATCGTATCCGAAACTCCACCTGAAAAATGTCCTCATTGTGGGTCGAAAAATCTAAAACAAGACGAAGATGTTTTAGATACTTGGTTTTCTTCTGGGCTTTGGCCTTTCTCTGTTTTTGGATGGCCGGAAAAAACAGATGAGTTAAAAATGTATTATCCAAATTCTATTCTTGTTACTGCTTTTGATATTATCTTTTTCTGGGTAGCCAGAATGATTATGTTTGGATTAAAATTTATGAACGATGTACCTTTCAAAAAAGTAATCATTCATAGTCTTGTAAGAGATAAATCAGGAAAAAAATTCAGTAAGTCACTCGGCAACACTGTTGACCCTCTTGAGATGATGGCAATCTACGGAACAGATTCTTTTCGATTTTTCTTAGCTGCAACATTACCTGAGGGAAAAGATATTTTATTCGATGAAAAACGTCTCGATGGTTACAGATCGTTTGCAAACAAAATATGGAATTCCTCCAGATTTATAGTTATGAGTTTATCGGAAAATTTTACAATCAAGGATCTTTCTAAAGAAAATTTAGAATCTTCTGATTTATGGATACTTCACAGATTTAACCTATGCCTTGAAAAATATGAAAAATCTTTTTCTGAATATAGATTTTATGAAATGGCAGATTCAATCTATCAATTTTTTTGGGGAGATTTTTGTGATTGGTATATTGAGCTGACAAAAAGTAGAATCTATGGAAAAGAGAGCTTGCAAAGTAAGGAGCTTGCCGAGCAAGTTTTAGTTCAAACCTTGCTCGCCGGGCTTTGCTTACTGAACCCGATGATGCCTTTTATCACAGAAGAAATTCACTCTATTTTCTCCGACAAGAATTTAGCCAACAAAGAATGGATAAAAAAATTTACTGTAAATGATTTTAATAGTATTAAAAAAATAGATCTGCTTCAAGAGATTGTAGGAGAAGTTAGGCGAACTCGCTCTGAGTTAAATGTTCCATTAGACAAAAAATGTAAAATTATCTTAAAGTCTATTGATCCGCTTGTTAGAGAATTAGCAATTGAGGAAAAAGATTCTATTCTTCAATTAGCCAAAGCCGAATCTTTGGATATTTTTCATAACCACGATATATCCAAGTCAGATTCAGTGATACCATTTTCTAAAGGAGAGATTATTTTACCTCTTTCCGGCATTATGGACTTTGAAAAAGAAAAGCAAAGATTAAAAAAAGAAGATGAGTCTATTAAAATTGAAATTTCAAAAATACAAACGAAGCTGACAAATGCTCAATTTTTAGAAAAAGCAAAACCGGAAATCATTGACAAAGAAAAGGAGAAGCTCAAAGTTTTACAAGATAAGCTCTTTACAATTCAAGAAGGATTCAAAAAATTTGAAACTTAA
- a CDS encoding methyltransferase domain-containing protein — MENYKPYSVFSQYYDEILNYVNYERWKNFILSEFVRQKSKNPSHILDLGSGTGSLLRQFKDVNAKMTGIDSSQEMLNIAHKLSRDINYIHAKISDFFLNTKADLAISTHDVINYLTDKNELIQHFKCVHSNLSNDSLYFFDITSEYNIIRNFHNRVINNDFRDGNLQWSNEYNPESHILKSELIFFTQEKKTKETHFQKYYSPSEIFQILKDTKFKVLKIGSDYQKWKLEKNTCLINFLVQPVSD; from the coding sequence ATGGAAAATTACAAACCTTATAGTGTTTTTAGCCAATACTACGACGAAATCCTAAACTATGTAAACTATGAAAGATGGAAAAACTTTATTTTATCCGAATTTGTCCGTCAAAAATCTAAAAACCCTTCTCATATCCTCGATCTTGGCTCTGGCACAGGCTCTTTGCTTAGACAATTTAAAGACGTAAACGCTAAAATGACCGGAATCGACTCGTCCCAGGAAATGCTTAATATTGCTCATAAACTTTCCAGAGACATAAATTACATTCACGCAAAAATTTCTGACTTTTTTCTAAACACAAAAGCCGATTTAGCCATCTCAACACACGATGTAATAAATTATTTAACTGACAAAAATGAGTTAATCCAACACTTTAAATGCGTTCACTCCAATCTTAGCAATGATAGTTTGTACTTTTTTGATATTACAAGCGAATACAATATAATCCGAAATTTCCACAATAGAGTGATAAATAATGATTTTCGAGACGGAAATTTACAATGGTCAAATGAATACAATCCGGAAAGTCACATACTAAAATCTGAGCTAATATTTTTCACTCAAGAGAAAAAAACAAAGGAAACCCATTTTCAGAAATACTATTCTCCTTCTGAAATTTTTCAAATTTTAAAAGATACAAAATTTAAAGTACTGAAAATAGGGAGTGATTATCAAAAATGGAAACTGGAAAAAAATACTTGCTTGATAAATTTTTTAGTTCAACCTGTTTCAGATTAA
- a CDS encoding phosphoribosylamine--glycine ligase, whose protein sequence is MKLKVLLIGSGGRESALAWKIKQSPLLSEFKVFPGNGGFQPEEILPVGSIDLKNKFSVQNFIKKEKFDFVIVGPEEPLVDGITDWLTEIHVPCFGPSAYCAQLEGSKDFAKSLMKEFGVPTARYSTFTNFEDAKKYIESHSTPIVVKADGLAAGKGVMVCKSAKEAIEFIHDIFIAHKFGKSGNKVVIEEFLDGEEASIFGICDGSNFLLLPPAQDHKRAFDNDEGPNTGGMGAYSPTSLISTEVLKQIQENIFQPMLAGLQKKGYPYKGLLYAGLMISKEGKVNIVEFNCRFGDPETQAILPLIEDDLLEVFYEASTGKITKKGLKLKNGFSTVVVLAAKGYPDFYEKGIDLFFPPIPNKESFIFHAGTVVSRDGILKSNGGRIAGIVAIGNTLKDSIEKVYNILRTISSPKIFYRTDIGKKGLF, encoded by the coding sequence TTGAAACTTAAAGTTCTTTTAATCGGAAGTGGCGGAAGGGAAAGTGCTCTCGCTTGGAAAATCAAGCAATCTCCCTTGCTCTCTGAATTTAAAGTTTTTCCCGGCAACGGAGGCTTTCAACCTGAAGAAATCCTTCCTGTAGGTAGTATTGATTTAAAAAATAAATTCAGTGTCCAAAATTTTATTAAAAAAGAGAAATTTGATTTTGTTATTGTTGGACCTGAAGAACCTCTTGTTGATGGAATTACTGATTGGCTCACTGAAATCCATGTTCCTTGTTTTGGTCCCTCTGCCTATTGTGCTCAATTAGAAGGCTCGAAAGATTTTGCAAAATCTCTTATGAAAGAATTTGGAGTTCCCACTGCTCGCTATTCTACATTTACTAATTTTGAAGACGCAAAAAAATACATCGAATCCCACTCTACTCCAATTGTAGTTAAGGCAGATGGTCTTGCAGCTGGAAAAGGTGTCATGGTTTGCAAATCTGCCAAAGAAGCTATAGAATTTATTCACGATATTTTTATTGCGCATAAATTTGGAAAAAGTGGAAACAAAGTTGTAATAGAAGAATTTTTAGATGGGGAAGAAGCATCCATATTTGGAATTTGTGATGGAAGTAATTTTTTATTACTGCCACCTGCACAAGACCACAAAAGAGCTTTCGATAACGACGAGGGACCGAACACTGGAGGAATGGGAGCTTATTCTCCCACTTCACTAATAAGCACAGAAGTTCTAAAACAAATCCAAGAAAATATTTTTCAACCAATGCTTGCCGGATTACAAAAAAAAGGTTATCCGTATAAAGGACTACTTTATGCAGGACTTATGATTTCAAAAGAAGGCAAGGTAAATATTGTTGAATTCAATTGTAGATTTGGGGACCCAGAAACTCAAGCGATTTTACCTTTGATTGAAGACGATCTTTTAGAAGTTTTTTATGAAGCCTCTACCGGGAAAATAACAAAGAAAGGCTTAAAATTAAAAAATGGTTTCTCGACTGTTGTAGTTCTCGCTGCCAAAGGATACCCGGATTTTTACGAAAAAGGAATAGATTTATTTTTTCCTCCGATTCCAAACAAAGAATCTTTTATTTTTCATGCTGGGACTGTGGTATCCAGAGATGGTATTTTGAAATCAAATGGAGGTAGAATTGCAGGGATTGTAGCAATCGGAAACACTTTAAAAGACTCTATTGAAAAAGTGTATAATATTTTGCGGACAATTTCTTCACCAAAAATATTTTATAGAACTGATATTGGAAAAAAAGGATTGTTCTAA